DNA from Krasilnikovia cinnamomea:
GTAGCAGGCCACGGCCTCGTCCCGGTCCCCAGGCTTGAGCTTCAGCACGAAGCCGCCCTTCGCGCCCACCGGCACGATCACGGCGTTCTTCACCATCTGCGCCTTGACCAGGCCCAGGATCTCGGTGCGGAAGTCCTCGCGCCGGTCCGACCAGCGCAGCCCGCCCCGGGCCACCGCCCCGAAGCGCAGGTGCACCCCCTCGAAGCGCGGGGAGTACACGAAGATCTCGTACTTCGGGCGGGGCGCGGGCAGCTCCGGGATGGCCTGCGGGTCCAGCTTGAACGCCACGTACGACTTCGGGCGTCCACCCACCGAGCGCTGGAAGAAGCTGGTCCGCAGCGTCGCCGAGATCAACGTCAGGTACGAGCGCAGGATCCGGTCCTGGTCGAGGCTGTCCACCCCGTCCAGCAGCTCCGTGATCCGCTCGACCAGCTCACCGGCCCGGCGGGCCCGCTCCTGCTCGCCGATCTCCAGCCGTGGCGAGAACCGCGTCTCGAACAGCTCCACCAGCCCCCGGGCGATCTCCGGGTACGCGATGAACGTCGACTCGACGTAGCGCTGCGAGAAGTGCCCGCCCGCCTGCCGCTGGTACTTGGCGTACGCCCGGAGCACGACGACCTGGCGCCAGGTCAGCCCCGCCCGCAGCACCAGCTCGTTGAAGCCGTCGACCTCCACCTCGCCGCGCCACGCCGCCGCGAACGCGTTCTCCACCTGCGGGCGGACCTCGTTCAGCTCCCGGTGCCCCTGGGGCGGGCGCAGGCCGAAGTCGTAGATGTAGATGGTGCCGTCGCCGCGGCGCACCTCGTACGGGCGCTCGTCGACCACCCGGACACCCAGCGAGTGCAGCACCGGCAGCACGGCGGAGAGCATCATCGGCTCGCCGTACCGGTAGACCTTGAACCGGACGTCGTTCTCGGCGGCCGTGGCGGCGGCGTGCACGTGCGGCTTGCGGTACAGGTGCATCTCCAGCTGGCCGCGCTCCTCCAGCAGCTCCAGCTTGGCGATGTCCTGCACCGCCTCGTACGGGGTGTGGTCGTCCTTGTAGCCGTCCGGGAAGGCGGGGGCGTAGCGGGCGAACAGCTCCCGGGACGGCTCCTCGCCCAGCTTGCGGTCCAGCACCAGGGAGAAGTCGTCGTCCCACATCCGGGTCGCGTCGGCGAGGATCTCGGCCAGCGCGTTCGGGTCGACCTTGCCCGGCGGGTCGGCCGGGTCGGTCCGCACGATGAAGTGGATCCGGGCCAGCATCCGCTCGGTCACCCGGGTCGTGTAGTCGACCCCGATGCCGTTCAGCTCGCGCAGCAGGATCTCCTGCATGCGCAGCCGGTTGTGCGTGGTGAACCGGTCCCGGGGCAGGTAGATCAGGCAGGAGATGAACCGGCCGTACCCGTCGCGGCGCAGGAACAACCGCAGCTGGCGGCGCCCCGCCATGCGCAGCACGCCGATGACCGCCTCGTACAGATCATCGGTCTTGATCTGGAACAGCTCGTCGCGCGGGTACGTCTCCAGGATCTGCATGAGGTCCTTGCCGGAGTGCCCGCGCGGCGACAGGCCGGAGCGGTCCAGCACCTCCATCACCTTGCGCCGCACCACCGGCAGTTCCCGCACGCTGGTCCGGTACGCCGAGGAGGAGAACAGCCCCAGGAACCGGCGCTCGCCGACCACCTGACCGTCCGCGTCGAAGACCTTGATCCCGACATAGTCCAGGTACGCGGAGCGGTGCACGGTCGCCCGGGAGTTCGCCTTCGTAATGATCAACAGGCGCTTCTCCAGCGCCCGCTGGTACGCCTCCGGGGTCATCGAGGACAGCTTGCGCGGGGTGTTCTGGTCGCCGCGCAGGATGCCCAGCCCGCTGCCCGGCACCGCCACCAGCAGGTCCCCGTCCAGCCGGTACTCGCGGTAGCCCAGGAACGTGAAGTGATCGTGGGCCAGCCACTTGAGCAGCTCGATCGCGTCCGTGACGTCCTTGTCCGGCACGGGCAGCTTGGTGTCCGAACCCCGGGCGGAGGCCAGCTCGTCGGAGATCACCAGGGCCCGCTGGCGCATCCGGGCCCAGTCGTCCACGGCGTCGCGCACGTCGGTCAGGATCCGGCGGACCTCGTTGTGCAGCTGCGCCCGGGCGGCCGCGTCGCGGACCGGGTCCAGCTCGATCCGGATCCAGCTCTCCACCAGGTCGCCGTCGATCGCGTCGTCCGGCTCGACGTCCGCCTCCACCTGAGCCAGCGCGCCCAGCGGCTGGCGGCGCACCACGATCAGCGGGTGCACCAGCAGGTGCACCTGGAGCTGATGGGCGTTGAGCAGGGCGATCACGGAATCGACCAGGAACGGCATGTCGTCCGTGACAATCTGCAGCACCGTGTGACACTGGGTGTTGTCCGGAGCGTGGATCGCGAGCTTCAGCTCGCCCGGCAGGCGGTCGGTGGCGAGGTCGCGGTGCGCGAGCGCGGCGGCGTACATCTCCTTGGGGGTGTACCCGACCAGCTCCTCGTCCGGCGCGAAGCGCCAGAAGCGGTCGACCAGCGCGGCCGTCACATGGTCGTCGCCCGCCAGGGCGACCGCCTGGGCGACGAGTCTCTCGCCGTTCGGCAGGGGCTCGTCCAGTACGGCGTCCTCGCCGGAGGAGCCCAGTCGGCCCGTCAGGGCTAAGCCGGGGCCCGCCGCGAAGTCGAGCTCGGGATCGGATTCGGTCGCTGCCTCGTCGGCGACAGCCATGGTCTGGCGCTCCCCTCACCCACGACACTGTGGGTTCGACGTCTCGACCACAGCCTAGAACGTGGGCGGCGGGCCCCGAAAACGCGCGGGTGGGAACCGGCCGTTCCGGCACCAGTTTTGATACATCTCACCCGTTGCGGGTCCACGGAACCGCCCGAGTCCGACTACCGTTCCCTAAGTTTCTGAAACGTACTTTCGGAGGGGAGAATCCCATGCGCCGCTTCCGGCACTCGGCCCGCGCTCGTGACCTGCGGCACCGCCGCACGGCCGCGGCGGCCGCCGCCGTGCTGCTGCTGGTCGGCGCCGCCACGGGATGCTCCTCGTCGAACGGCCCGGACGACACCCTGGCCGACTTCCTGACCGGTTGGCGCTCGGGCAACCTCGACAAGGTCGGCTTCGTCCGGGCCGACGGCGGCTCGATCAAGGCGACCGAGGTCCTGGATCAGCTCCAGGCGCTGGCCGGCGACCTGGCCCGTTCCCCGCTGGTGCTCAACGCCCAGGGCGAACCCAAGGTCACCGGCGACATCGCCGCCGGCGCGATCAAGCTCGACTGGACGCTGCCCGGCGGCACCCCGTGGTCGTACCAGAGCACCGTGCGGATGACCAAGCAGGACAGCGACGGCTGGCGGGTGGTGTGGGAGCCCGCGATCGTGCAGAGCGAGCTGACCACCGGCGACCGGCTGGCGCTGCGCCGCGTCCCCGCCAAGCGGGCCACCATCCTCGACGGCGCGGGACAGCCGATCGTCACCCCGCAGCAGGTGGTCACGATCGGGGTCAGCCCCGAGAAGATCAAGGACCTGGCGCAGCTCACCGCGGACCTGCGCAAGGCGTTCGACTCCATCGACGTGGACGTCGACCTCAAGGCTCTGAAGGGCCGGGTCGCCAAGGCGGACCCCGGGGCCTTCCTCGACCTGGTCACCCTCCGCCGCCCCGACTACAACAAGATCCGCGACGACGTACGGCCGCTGAACGGCACCGTGTTCCGCGAGGAGGAACGCCTGCTCGCGCCCACCCGCGAGTTCGCCCGCGCGCTGCTCGGCACGGTCGACCCGGCGACCAAGGACGACCTGGTCGCCAACCCCGACACCGTGGCGGCTGGCGAGCTGGTCGGCCACGGCGGCCTGCAGCAGCGCTACGACAACGTGCTGCGCGGCATCGCCGGCACCTCCGTGGTGATCTCCCGCAAGTCGCCGGACGACAACACGGTCGAGGACGCCCAGCTGTTCAGCACCCCGCCCCAGGCCGGCACCCCGGTGAAGACCACCCTGAACGCCGCCACCCAGCGGGCCGCCGACGCCGCCGTGGGCGCCGAGCCGAAGCCCAGCGCGCTGGTCGCCGTACGGATCAGCGACGGCAACGTGCTGGCGGTGGCCAACGGCCCCGACGGCGGCGGGGTCAACACCGCGTTCACCGCCCAGGTCCCGCCCGGCTCCACCTGGAAGATGGCCTCCGCGCTCGGCCTGCTCACCAAGAAGGCGGTCACCGCCGACGAGCCGGTCGACTGCCCCAAGACCGCGACCGTGGACGGCCGCGAGTTCCGCAACGCGGCCGGTGAGGTCCTCGGAAAGGTCCCGTTCCACACCGATTTCGCCAAGTCGTGCAACACCGCTTTCGTGGGGCTCGCCCCGAAACTGGGCGCGGACGGCCTGGCGCAGAGCGCCGCGCTGCTCGGCGTCGGCGCCCAGTGGGACATGGGGATCGAGGCGTTCAGCGGCAAGGTCTCCACCGGCGCCACCCCCACCGAGCTGGCCGCCGCGGCCTTCGGTCAGGGCACGACCGTGGTCAGCCCGCTCGCCATGGCCGGGGCGACCGCCGCCGTGGCCCGGGGGCAGTTCCGCCAGCCGCGCCTGATCACCGAACCCGCGCCCGCGCGCCCGGCCGCCGACGGCCCGGCCCTGGACGCCACGGCGGTCGGCGCCGTCCGCGACATGATGCGTGAGGTGGTCACCAGCGGCACCGGGACGGGCCTGCGCAACGTGCCCGGCAAGCCGGTGTCCGGCAAGACCGGCACCGCCGAGTTCGCCGACGGCCAGAAGGACACGCACGCGTGGTTCGTGGGCTGGCAGGGCGATGTCGCGTTCGCGGTGATGGTGGAGAAGGGCGGCGCGGGCGCCGAGGCGGCGGTCCCGATCGTCAACCGCTTCCTCACCACCCTCAACCGCTAGCGCACCAGCCGCTGCGTGCGGCACGTTCGCCGCAGATCTTGAAGACATCTGGCTGGCTCCTCACCAGATGTCTTCAAGATCGGTCAGGCGATGTCGGCCGGTTCTCCTGGACCGATGTCGAATGCGGGGCGCTGTGCCGGGAGGGTGAACCCGTCGACCTGCCGGGGCCGCAGCATGCCGGGGCGGGTGGCCGGCAGCGGCTCGGAGTCGAGCAGTGGTGCCGCCCCCAGCGGGCGGCTCGCCGGCCGGATTGTCTCCTCGCCCTCCCGCAGCGGCTCGTCCTCGTCGGTCTCGACGTTCGCCGCGGCAGACACCGCCCCCGCCCCGGCGAACTCGGCGTCAGCCTTCGCCGCGGCAGACACCACCCCCGCCCCGGCGAGCGCCGCGTCAGCATTTCCCTCGGAAAGCTCGGCCGGATCCGCCAGCACGGCCGAACCCGCGACGACACCCGACTCCACGGGCACGCCCGACGCGGATCGCATGCCCGACTCCACGGGCACGGTTGGCTCGGCGGGGATGGCGTCGGTGTCGTCGGCGGGCGCGGCCTCGACAAGCGACGGGCGCGGGTCCTCGACCGGGTCGACCCGGTCCTCGTGGCCGGGCTCGTGAGCCGAGTCCGCAACCCCGAGCTCGTGGGCCGCGTCGGCAACCCCGAGCTCGTGAGCCGCGTCCGCAACCCCGAGCTCGTGAGCCGCGTCCGCAACCCCGAGCTCGTGAGCCGCGTCCGCTGCCCCGGGCTCGCGGGGTGTGGGGTGCGCCGCCGGCCGGGCCGGGGCCAGGAGGTCACGGCGGGCCGCGATCAGGTCCGGCCGAGGCGCGACGGACCGTACCGGTGCCAGGCCGGCGACCAGCGCCGACGTGATCTCCTCCGCGTAGGACCCGTCGGGGTCGTAGTCCGGGTCGAAGACCGTGATCTCCACGCCGAGGCAGTGCGGGGTGTCCACCAGCCCGGCCAGCAGCAGCTCCAGCTCGGGGAACGCGATGCCCCCCGGCGACGGCGCGTCCACCGCCGGCATGACGGCCGGGTCGAGGACGTCCACGTCCACGTGCACCCAGAACCCGGCGCAGTCGACGAGCTGATCCCGGGCCCACTGGGCGGTCCGCGCGGCCCCCTCGACCCGCAACGTCGGGACGGGCCGGGTGACGATCCCGGCCGCCTGCAGGTCGAGCCGGTACTCGTCCTGGGCCCGGATCCCCAGCACCACCACGTCGATGTCCCGGAAGTACGGCCGCCGCCCCTCGATGGCCGCGAGGTCGGTCTGCCCCCGCCCGGTGACCAGGGCGAGGTCCTCCCCGGCGGCGGCGCCCACGTACGAGGCGTTGCCGGGGTGCCGGAAGTCGGAGTGCCCGTCGACGAAGACGAGCCCGATCCGGCCCCCGACCGCCTCGCCGAGCCGGTGCATGGCCAGCCCGGAACCGAGCACGATGGAGCAGTCGCCGCCGAGCACGACGGGGAACTCACCCGCGTCGATGACCGCCCCGATCCGGTCGGCCAGCGCCCGCGAGTACGCCGCGATCGCGTCCGCGTGGCAGACGCCGTCGCCGGGCCGCCAGTCGCCCGGGTCGTACCGGGGCGCGGTGAGGCAGCCGGCGTCGCGGGCGCCGAGCCGGGGGATCAGGCCCTTGTCGCGCAGGGCACCGGGAGCCTTGGCGCACCCCGGCACCGATGTCTCGGTCGGTGGGCGC
Protein-coding regions in this window:
- a CDS encoding NAD-glutamate dehydrogenase, whose protein sequence is MAVADEAATESDPELDFAAGPGLALTGRLGSSGEDAVLDEPLPNGERLVAQAVALAGDDHVTAALVDRFWRFAPDEELVGYTPKEMYAAALAHRDLATDRLPGELKLAIHAPDNTQCHTVLQIVTDDMPFLVDSVIALLNAHQLQVHLLVHPLIVVRRQPLGALAQVEADVEPDDAIDGDLVESWIRIELDPVRDAAARAQLHNEVRRILTDVRDAVDDWARMRQRALVISDELASARGSDTKLPVPDKDVTDAIELLKWLAHDHFTFLGYREYRLDGDLLVAVPGSGLGILRGDQNTPRKLSSMTPEAYQRALEKRLLIITKANSRATVHRSAYLDYVGIKVFDADGQVVGERRFLGLFSSSAYRTSVRELPVVRRKVMEVLDRSGLSPRGHSGKDLMQILETYPRDELFQIKTDDLYEAVIGVLRMAGRRQLRLFLRRDGYGRFISCLIYLPRDRFTTHNRLRMQEILLRELNGIGVDYTTRVTERMLARIHFIVRTDPADPPGKVDPNALAEILADATRMWDDDFSLVLDRKLGEEPSRELFARYAPAFPDGYKDDHTPYEAVQDIAKLELLEERGQLEMHLYRKPHVHAAATAAENDVRFKVYRYGEPMMLSAVLPVLHSLGVRVVDERPYEVRRGDGTIYIYDFGLRPPQGHRELNEVRPQVENAFAAAWRGEVEVDGFNELVLRAGLTWRQVVVLRAYAKYQRQAGGHFSQRYVESTFIAYPEIARGLVELFETRFSPRLEIGEQERARRAGELVERITELLDGVDSLDQDRILRSYLTLISATLRTSFFQRSVGGRPKSYVAFKLDPQAIPELPAPRPKYEIFVYSPRFEGVHLRFGAVARGGLRWSDRREDFRTEILGLVKAQMVKNAVIVPVGAKGGFVLKLKPGDRDEAVACYRMFITALLDVTDNILSGKIVPPRDVVRHDADDPYLVVAADKGTATFSDIANEISVAKDFWLGDAFASGGSAGYDHKKMGITARGAWESVKRHFRDMGVDCQSQDFTVVGVGDMSGDVFGNGMLLSEHIRLVAAFDHRHIFLDPDPSAATSYAERRRLFDLPRSSWADYDTSLISEGGGVFPRSAKSIPVSPQVRAALGLADSVTAMSPVELMRAILGAPVDLLWNGGIGTYVKASTESHADVGDKANDAIRLNGKDLRVKVVGEGGNLGLTQRGRIEFARSGGATDEAEHRSGGRIFTDFIDNSAGVDCSDHEVNIKILLGGAVTDGELSIQERDELLAAMTDEVAALVLRTNYEQATALGNAGSQAHSLLPVHRRMLKELEQSGQLDRELEALPTDKALAARYESGEGLSAPEFAVLLAYVKMTLEREVLADVIVDEAWTTDVLTRYFPTPLRERCSGRMAGHRLRREIITTSLVNEVVNRGGTSFVFRAMEESGASAADVIRAYVVVRDVFGLREVWQAAERLDNKAPTGAQIRVFLETRRLLDRAVRWLVSTRRSPIDVAGETARLGPGVSELLPQMFNLVVGAERQAMAEHVDEIVAAGVPQSLAEATTRVAYAFGLLDVLETAAQTGRPAAEVASVYFEMSERFQIDVLLSRISELPRNDRWQTLARMALRYDLYAALAALTAEVLQSTESELPPADRISEWAQVNAASIARAGNAIGNVDDTPGDLAALSVLLRQIRTLVRTSAAAG
- a CDS encoding penicillin-binding transpeptidase domain-containing protein, producing the protein MRRFRHSARARDLRHRRTAAAAAAVLLLVGAATGCSSSNGPDDTLADFLTGWRSGNLDKVGFVRADGGSIKATEVLDQLQALAGDLARSPLVLNAQGEPKVTGDIAAGAIKLDWTLPGGTPWSYQSTVRMTKQDSDGWRVVWEPAIVQSELTTGDRLALRRVPAKRATILDGAGQPIVTPQQVVTIGVSPEKIKDLAQLTADLRKAFDSIDVDVDLKALKGRVAKADPGAFLDLVTLRRPDYNKIRDDVRPLNGTVFREEERLLAPTREFARALLGTVDPATKDDLVANPDTVAAGELVGHGGLQQRYDNVLRGIAGTSVVISRKSPDDNTVEDAQLFSTPPQAGTPVKTTLNAATQRAADAAVGAEPKPSALVAVRISDGNVLAVANGPDGGGVNTAFTAQVPPGSTWKMASALGLLTKKAVTADEPVDCPKTATVDGREFRNAAGEVLGKVPFHTDFAKSCNTAFVGLAPKLGADGLAQSAALLGVGAQWDMGIEAFSGKVSTGATPTELAAAAFGQGTTVVSPLAMAGATAAVARGQFRQPRLITEPAPARPAADGPALDATAVGAVRDMMREVVTSGTGTGLRNVPGKPVSGKTGTAEFADGQKDTHAWFVGWQGDVAFAVMVEKGGAGAEAAVPIVNRFLTTLNR
- a CDS encoding arginase family protein — translated: MRRIAVLDAPSNLGLRPPTETSVPGCAKAPGALRDKGLIPRLGARDAGCLTAPRYDPGDWRPGDGVCHADAIAAYSRALADRIGAVIDAGEFPVVLGGDCSIVLGSGLAMHRLGEAVGGRIGLVFVDGHSDFRHPGNASYVGAAAGEDLALVTGRGQTDLAAIEGRRPYFRDIDVVVLGIRAQDEYRLDLQAAGIVTRPVPTLRVEGAARTAQWARDQLVDCAGFWVHVDVDVLDPAVMPAVDAPSPGGIAFPELELLLAGLVDTPHCLGVEITVFDPDYDPDGSYAEEITSALVAGLAPVRSVAPRPDLIAARRDLLAPARPAAHPTPREPGAADAAHELGVADAAHELGVADAAHELGVADAAHELGVADSAHEPGHEDRVDPVEDPRPSLVEAAPADDTDAIPAEPTVPVESGMRSASGVPVESGVVAGSAVLADPAELSEGNADAALAGAGVVSAAAKADAEFAGAGAVSAAANVETDEDEPLREGEETIRPASRPLGAAPLLDSEPLPATRPGMLRPRQVDGFTLPAQRPAFDIGPGEPADIA